The genomic window ATTAGGATGGTGGCCACGAGACATTTGTGCTTCTGCACCAACAGGCAGTGGTAAGAATTATTTGTTgaatatcgtataaataatttttccttttttttccgtaataaaactatatattgtaatataataattttatgttttagGTAAAACCTTGGCATATGTATTACCGATTGTACAACAATTGCAATTTAGGTTAGTACCAAAAATACGTTGCTTAATTGTAGTGCCAGTGCAAGAACTGGCTGTACAAGTTCACAAAGTTGTGGTCACTTATACATcttatacaaatttaaaagCAGGTTTGATTACGGGTGCCTCATCTTTTGAACAGGaacaaagtaatataataaggaaaagtaaggaatttttttttaaaacaaatctttcaatgataaattttaatataaaatgaagattctaaatttctctctttccttttcttttttacagctCTTTCTGATGATTATATAAGTAGAGTAGATATATTGATTGCTACGCCAGGTCGTTTAATTGATCACATATTAAAAACTCCTGGCTTTTCCTTAGAATCTCTTCGTTATCTTGTTATAGATGAAGCAGATCGTGCAACTGAGTGGTTACAGTATATTCCTGAACCTCACTCAGGTGCACCGCCATTAACTTTGGAAAATTTATCTTCAAGGTATTATCGTATGatcttattaacgatatatctttcaatatatttaacgatatacatatatatatatatatatacatgtatattagtctatataacatttaaacattattGTATGTTTCAATTATAGTCCTCCATTTGCGCAAAAATTATTGTTCAGCGCAACTTTGTCGCAAGATCCACAGAAACTTCATGAATTTAGACTCTTTCAACCGATACTCTTTACATCGGTAATAGTTTCTGATAAAGATACTGATGTAAATTTGGATGAGGAAATAGGCAATTTTGTAGGACGTTACACGAGTCctgaagaattaaaagaacgtGCAGTCGAGTGTTCCCCAGAATTTAAACCGATTGCACTTTATCAAGTTTTAGTACGAAAGAATACTATTCCTAAAACTTTGGTATTTACTAATTCTATTGAATCGGCACACagattatcattactattgcAATTACTTTTATCCAAGAGTAATGTCGTTGTTGGAGAACTTTCTAGCAGAATCGTAGCCAAGCAACGTGAGGAGATTCTCAATAAATTtgctttaaatgaaattaacgtGTAAGTATGTGCAAACAAATATATGCatactatattaatatagtatatagtatatgtatactatatatatatatgtagttatcgatgattaattttaattataaaatattattaggataaatgtatatatttcatgttttcttttttttttagtcttgTTAGTACAGATGCA from Vespa velutina chromosome 18, iVesVel2.1, whole genome shotgun sequence includes these protein-coding regions:
- the LOC124955423 gene encoding probable ATP-dependent RNA helicase Dbp73D translates to MANEIMTDEKVKDVESTKTDFLVLGSKSHKKKREVKRVLPNWLADPEIISADLNSGPTLDEVESILDSQLIEILKANGIDKLFPIQASILAWLSKSEEDRKLGWWPRDICASAPTGSGKTLAYVLPIVQQLQFRLVPKIRCLIVVPVQELAVQVHKVVVTYTSYTNLKAGLITGASSFEQEQSNIIRKTLSDDYISRVDILIATPGRLIDHILKTPGFSLESLRYLVIDEADRATEWLQYIPEPHSGAPPLTLENLSSSPPFAQKLLFSATLSQDPQKLHEFRLFQPILFTSVIVSDKDTDVNLDEEIGNFVGRYTSPEELKERAVECSPEFKPIALYQVLVRKNTIPKTLVFTNSIESAHRLSLLLQLLLSKSNVVVGELSSRIVAKQREEILNKFALNEINVLVSTDALARGIDIPNIQLVVSYDLPKHIKGYIHRAGRTGRAGKSGVAMSILTHNQIGIFKQMLSSVHKTLPKVKQMELTDIADTLDYQNHLTKLKDLLEEEKVITLNRIKAKKRKYNQQKKNK